In Equus przewalskii isolate Varuska chromosome 6, EquPr2, whole genome shotgun sequence, one DNA window encodes the following:
- the FAM118B gene encoding protein FAM118B isoform X1 — MASTGSQASDIDKIFGFFSDGAPPTKKPRKLLPSLKAKKPRELVLVIGTGISAAVAPQVPALKSWKGLIQALLDAAIDFDLLEDEESKKFQKCLHEDKNLIHVAHDLIQKLSPRTSNVRSTFFKDCLYEVFDDLESKMEDSGKQLLQSVLHLMENGALVLTTNFDNLLELYAADQGKQLESLDLTDEKKVLEWAQEKRKLSVLHIHGVYTNPSGIVLHPAGYQNVLRNTEVMREIQKLYENKSFLFLGCGWTVDDTTFQALFLEAVKHKSDLEHFMLVRRGDVDEFKKLRENMLDKGIKVISYGNEYADLPEYFKRLTCEISTRGRSAGMVREGQLNGSSAAHGEIRDCST; from the exons GAAGCTGCTTCCAAGCTTAAAAGCCAAGAAGCCTCGGGAGCTCGTGCTGGTGATTGGAACAGGCATTAGTGCTGCGGTCGCTCCTCAGGTTCCAGCCCTGAAGTCTTGGAAGGGGTTAATTCAGGCCTTACTAGATGCCGCCATTGATTTTGACCTTCTAGAAGATGAGGAAAgcaaaaaatttcagaaatgtctCCATGAAGACAAGAACCTTATCCATGTTGCCCATGACCTCATCCAGAAACTCTCTCCT CGTACTAGCAATGTTCGATCCACATTTTTCAAAGACTGTTTATATGAAGTATTTGATGACTTGGAGTCAAAGATGGAAGATTCTGGAAAACAGCTGCTTCAATCAGTTCTCCACCTGATGGAAAATGGAGCGCTGGTATTAACTACAAATTTTGACAATCTCCTGGAACTGTACGCAGCAGATCAGGGAAAACAGCTGGAATCCCTTGACCTTACTGatgagaaaaag GTCCTAGAGTGGGCTCAGGAGAAGCGGAAGCTGAGTGTGTTACACATCCATGGGGTCTACACCAACCCTAGTGGCATCGTCCTTCATCCAGCTGGGTATCAGAATGTGCTCAGGAACACTGAAGTTATG AGAGAGATTCAGAAACTCTATGAAAACAAGTCATTTCTTTTCCTGGGTTGTGGCTGGACTGTGGATGACACCACTTTCCAAGCCCTTTTTCTGGAGGCAGTCAAGCATAAATCTGACTTAGAACATTTCATGCTGGTTCGGAGAGGAGATGTGGATGAGTTCAAGAAGCTTCGAGAAAacatgctggacaaagggattaAGGTTATCTCCTATGGAAATGAATATGCTGATCTTCCAGAATATTTCAAGCGACTGACATGTGAGATCTCCACGAGGGGTAGATCAG CAGGGATGGTGAGAGAAGGTCAGCTAAATGGCTCCTCTGCAGCACACGGTGAAATAAGAG aCTGTAGTACATGA
- the FAM118B gene encoding protein FAM118B isoform X2, whose product MASTGSQASDIDKIFGFFSDGAPPTKKPRKLLPSLKAKKPRELVLVIGTGISAAVAPQVPALKSWKGLIQALLDAAIDFDLLEDEESKKFQKCLHEDKNLIHVAHDLIQKLSPRTSNVRSTFFKDCLYEVFDDLESKMEDSGKQLLQSVLHLMENGALVLTTNFDNLLELYAADQGKQLESLDLTDEKKVLEWAQEKRKLSVLHIHGVYTNPSGIVLHPAGYQNVLRNTEVMREIQKLYENKSFLFLGCGWTVDDTTFQALFLEAVKHKSDLEHFMLVRRGDVDEFKKLRENMLDKGIKVISYGNEYADLPEYFKRLTCEISTRGRSGMVREGQLNGSSAAHGEIRDCST is encoded by the exons GAAGCTGCTTCCAAGCTTAAAAGCCAAGAAGCCTCGGGAGCTCGTGCTGGTGATTGGAACAGGCATTAGTGCTGCGGTCGCTCCTCAGGTTCCAGCCCTGAAGTCTTGGAAGGGGTTAATTCAGGCCTTACTAGATGCCGCCATTGATTTTGACCTTCTAGAAGATGAGGAAAgcaaaaaatttcagaaatgtctCCATGAAGACAAGAACCTTATCCATGTTGCCCATGACCTCATCCAGAAACTCTCTCCT CGTACTAGCAATGTTCGATCCACATTTTTCAAAGACTGTTTATATGAAGTATTTGATGACTTGGAGTCAAAGATGGAAGATTCTGGAAAACAGCTGCTTCAATCAGTTCTCCACCTGATGGAAAATGGAGCGCTGGTATTAACTACAAATTTTGACAATCTCCTGGAACTGTACGCAGCAGATCAGGGAAAACAGCTGGAATCCCTTGACCTTACTGatgagaaaaag GTCCTAGAGTGGGCTCAGGAGAAGCGGAAGCTGAGTGTGTTACACATCCATGGGGTCTACACCAACCCTAGTGGCATCGTCCTTCATCCAGCTGGGTATCAGAATGTGCTCAGGAACACTGAAGTTATG AGAGAGATTCAGAAACTCTATGAAAACAAGTCATTTCTTTTCCTGGGTTGTGGCTGGACTGTGGATGACACCACTTTCCAAGCCCTTTTTCTGGAGGCAGTCAAGCATAAATCTGACTTAGAACATTTCATGCTGGTTCGGAGAGGAGATGTGGATGAGTTCAAGAAGCTTCGAGAAAacatgctggacaaagggattaAGGTTATCTCCTATGGAAATGAATATGCTGATCTTCCAGAATATTTCAAGCGACTGACATGTGAGATCTCCACGAGGGGTAGATCAG GGATGGTGAGAGAAGGTCAGCTAAATGGCTCCTCTGCAGCACACGGTGAAATAAGAG aCTGTAGTACATGA